A stretch of Candidatus Vicinibacter affinis DNA encodes these proteins:
- a CDS encoding orotate phosphoribosyltransferase, with product MNLANNIADRLMQINAIKLNAQNPFTWASGLKSPIYCDNRLILSFPEVRKIVVAALVREALSFEGMNAVAGVATAGIAWGALVADRLDLPFCYVRSKPKEHGMKNLIEGELPENSKVLVIEDLVSTGGSSMEAVQALLQPSYEVVGVLSIFQYGFLSAVEKFNDKNVKFKSLTDFQTLLVRALQANYISSADYENLKSWNLNPKLWSDQFINHN from the coding sequence ATGAATTTGGCAAACAACATAGCAGACAGATTGATGCAAATTAACGCAATAAAGTTAAATGCTCAAAATCCCTTCACATGGGCTTCCGGTTTGAAGTCACCTATTTATTGTGATAACAGGCTTATACTGTCTTTTCCGGAGGTCAGAAAAATAGTTGTAGCAGCCTTGGTGAGAGAAGCCTTGAGTTTTGAAGGTATGAATGCTGTCGCAGGGGTAGCCACTGCCGGCATTGCCTGGGGAGCATTGGTTGCAGACCGACTTGACCTGCCATTCTGCTATGTAAGAAGCAAACCCAAAGAACATGGAATGAAAAACCTAATCGAGGGGGAATTACCTGAAAATTCAAAGGTTTTGGTCATTGAAGACCTAGTATCGACCGGTGGAAGTTCAATGGAAGCGGTTCAAGCTTTGCTGCAACCATCCTATGAAGTGGTTGGAGTACTTTCTATCTTCCAATATGGCTTCCTCTCAGCTGTTGAAAAATTTAATGACAAAAATGTAAAATTCAAGTCCTTAACTGACTTTCAGACACTTTTGGTACGCGCTTTGCAAGCAAATTATATCTCTTCCGCCGATTACGAAAATTTAAAATCCTGGAACCTTAATCCGAAGTTATGGTCAGATCAATTTATCAACCATAATTAA
- a CDS encoding T9SS type A sorting domain-containing protein — protein MKNIFLCLFLNAIVMIAATSVSGQSVYRFAPIQKNMLIDEVVEFSAPSPAISSTLPAAILAVNFHYNDRDEAGGLLLKLNERTECAFAIKMTSADASLLLKDQIQVGADLIILANYFSKTTQKTGVLLARINVENKSIVWSHLYGAGHPLDSYSAADLNYSRGFIYVLTNRSTLVGPTSRERMSVWKVSENGQFAFSLTIANDNAGVNDVGSSIVITPDNNILVSGLSTALNSSVSKIILCKLSLVGNLLISKDLVFKDINGRIQRPDFPFLDINAGNIHLACQAILGRSDQGVVLITMLDNDLNLRTWRDYSPKIRMEDFRIGGGKFLLSGQEPVTNGGNAYGFVGINNLNAIPEIVDYYRSGFESVSIATSSSIVYHNAWQQFLMASRPNKSAESFVNVVERKNDLNGKCSEQFAFTVTKDEVTVNEVTGMFNDSLLLGEESFNFELEEVSMSRENICLETGLRKKNKSEFSIYPNPANQFLTVELDTEIWSVSFLQITDMFGKVVLTNNFLTESKRIDLSGLKGGMYLISLKDDEHQKFAVKRFLKID, from the coding sequence ATGAAAAATATTTTTCTCTGTTTGTTTTTGAATGCAATTGTAATGATTGCAGCAACTTCAGTTTCCGGTCAGTCTGTATATCGTTTTGCTCCCATTCAAAAAAATATGCTAATTGATGAAGTCGTTGAATTCAGTGCACCAAGTCCTGCTATTTCAAGCACTTTACCTGCGGCAATTTTAGCCGTTAATTTTCATTACAATGATCGGGATGAAGCCGGAGGATTACTATTAAAATTGAATGAAAGAACAGAATGTGCTTTTGCCATCAAAATGACCTCAGCCGATGCCAGTTTACTACTAAAGGATCAGATTCAGGTAGGCGCAGATTTAATTATTCTGGCTAATTACTTTTCAAAGACCACGCAAAAAACAGGTGTTCTTCTTGCCAGAATCAATGTTGAGAATAAATCAATTGTTTGGTCACATCTTTATGGAGCAGGGCATCCACTTGATTCATACAGTGCTGCGGATCTTAATTACTCCAGGGGATTTATTTATGTATTAACTAACAGGAGCACTTTGGTGGGACCAACCTCTAGAGAGAGAATGTCTGTATGGAAAGTTTCGGAAAACGGCCAATTCGCATTTAGTTTAACCATAGCAAATGACAATGCCGGTGTAAATGATGTGGGTTCTTCTATCGTAATTACACCAGACAACAATATTCTTGTCAGTGGTTTGAGCACCGCTTTAAATAGTTCAGTTAGTAAAATAATATTGTGCAAATTATCACTTGTAGGGAATCTTCTCATTTCCAAAGATCTTGTTTTTAAGGATATAAATGGAAGGATCCAAAGACCGGATTTCCCATTTCTTGACATCAATGCCGGAAATATTCATTTAGCTTGTCAGGCTATCTTAGGCCGTTCCGATCAGGGCGTAGTATTAATAACCATGTTAGACAATGACTTAAATTTACGGACTTGGAGAGATTACAGTCCCAAAATTCGTATGGAGGATTTTAGAATTGGTGGAGGTAAGTTTTTGTTGTCAGGTCAAGAACCGGTCACGAATGGAGGGAATGCCTATGGATTCGTGGGAATCAATAACTTAAATGCGATTCCTGAAATAGTGGACTATTACCGATCCGGATTTGAGTCAGTTAGTATTGCAACAAGTTCATCAATAGTTTACCACAATGCCTGGCAGCAATTTCTGATGGCTTCCCGACCAAATAAATCTGCAGAATCTTTTGTGAATGTGGTGGAAAGAAAGAATGATTTGAATGGCAAGTGTTCAGAACAATTTGCCTTTACGGTAACAAAGGATGAAGTAACGGTAAATGAAGTGACAGGTATGTTCAATGACAGTCTGTTGTTGGGTGAAGAATCTTTTAATTTTGAATTAGAGGAAGTGAGTATGAGCAGGGAAAACATTTGTTTGGAAACCGGACTACGAAAAAAAAATAAATCTGAATTTTCGATTTACCCTAACCCTGCGAATCAATTCTTAACAGTCGAACTTGATACTGAAATTTGGTCTGTATCTTTCCTTCAAATTACCGATATGTTCGGTAAAGTAGTGTTAACCAATAATTTTTTAACAGAATCTAAAAGGATTGACCTCTCCGGATTGAAAGGAGGAATGTATTTAATCAGTTTGAAAGATGATGAGCATCAGAAATTCGCAGTCAAACGATTTTTAAAAATTGATTGA
- the dapF gene encoding diaminopimelate epimerase, whose product MKIKNFPFEKYQGTGNDFIILDFFEFEFLDLHQQKFIERMCDRRFGIGADGLIAVCKEVGYDFRMKYLNSDGRFSTFCGNGSRCASAYVSRKLGLDTLNFIAADGPHTAWIKKDYVSVKMQDIRAFDQTNLGPLIQSGSPHLIREVEDLTAVDVFNEGKKLRHEFSPEGANVNFVNNKNGVINIATYERGVEDKTLSCGTGITASAYYFAAKSGVQGDIAQTIHAEGGILSVSMHLDGKVATDVVLSGPAEWVYSGFYPIDMES is encoded by the coding sequence ATGAAAATCAAAAACTTCCCTTTTGAGAAATACCAGGGTACAGGAAATGATTTTATTATTTTGGACTTTTTTGAGTTTGAGTTTCTTGACCTCCATCAGCAGAAATTCATTGAGCGTATGTGCGATCGCAGATTTGGAATTGGAGCAGATGGTTTGATTGCAGTATGCAAGGAAGTAGGGTACGACTTTCGTATGAAATATCTCAATTCCGATGGTAGATTTTCAACATTTTGTGGAAATGGGAGCCGTTGTGCCTCAGCATATGTAAGTAGAAAACTTGGATTGGACACCTTGAATTTTATAGCAGCAGATGGTCCGCATACTGCATGGATTAAGAAGGATTATGTGTCCGTAAAAATGCAGGACATCCGGGCCTTTGACCAAACAAATCTTGGGCCTTTGATTCAAAGTGGTTCTCCTCATTTAATCCGGGAAGTAGAAGACCTTACAGCGGTGGATGTTTTTAATGAAGGGAAAAAACTGAGACATGAATTTTCACCGGAGGGCGCGAATGTAAATTTCGTTAACAATAAAAACGGAGTCATAAATATTGCTACTTATGAACGGGGGGTCGAAGACAAAACCCTCTCCTGTGGTACCGGAATTACAGCTTCAGCATATTATTTCGCTGCCAAAAGCGGGGTACAGGGAGACATCGCTCAGACCATTCATGCCGAAGGTGGAATTTTAAGTGTATCTATGCACTTGGATGGGAAAGTAGCTACTGATGTTGTGCTCAGTGGACCTGCTGAATGGGTTTATTCCGGTTTTTATCCCATTGACATGGAAAGTTAG
- the purL gene encoding phosphoribosylformylglycinamidine synthase subunit PurL — MQQPDLETAKKLGLIESEYHQIVEILGRKPNFTELSIFSVMWSEHCSYKNSIKYLKKLPRKGSRLLVEAGEENAGLVDIGDGLACAFKIESHNHPSAIEPYQGAATGVGGIHRDIFTMGARPIAALNSLRFGNPDLPHTKKLIRGVVKGIGNYGNSFGVPTVGGEVYFNECYNQNILVNAMSVGIVEVGKTVSASADGPGNPVFIVGSSTGKDGIHGATFASADLSENSSEDLPAVQVGDPFQEKLLLEASLEAIATGQIVGMQDMGAAGITCSTSEMSAKSKTGMVIWLDKVPTRQAKMQAFEILLSESQERMLIVCKKGGESELLKVFDKWDLECVQIGEVTNTGRLEYFMNGEKVADVPAHALVLGGGAPVYDREMIRPAYMDKVDEFSPSMILEPDDLVSISKRLISTPNIASKSWIYEQYDRMVRTGTMTSVVSSDAAVVRMKGTKKALALSVDCNSAYVHVDPYEGAMIAVAECARNISCSGGLPVAITNCLNFGNPYNPEVYFQFVHALRGMGDACLKFDTPVTGGNVSFYNQSTINHKIEPVYPTPTIGMLGIIDDASKMMTIDFKNEGDLIFLIGRQNNHIGYSEYVVHIHGFDLSPAPYFNLNEEYNMQAALRKSIHEGLIESAHDVSEGGVFISLTESAMAGLIGYDIKVHEQYRKDIFLFGESQGRVVVSCKPLNKTKLLAFFADQGVDIHELGTVKSSKLVIDGQVFGDLKEYSELYQQALSLKMDH, encoded by the coding sequence ATGCAACAACCTGATCTGGAAACCGCCAAAAAATTAGGACTGATTGAATCTGAATATCATCAGATCGTTGAGATTCTTGGACGAAAACCTAATTTTACTGAACTCAGTATCTTTTCAGTCATGTGGTCTGAGCATTGTTCCTATAAGAATTCTATAAAATATTTGAAAAAACTTCCCAGAAAAGGAAGCCGGCTTTTAGTAGAAGCAGGAGAAGAAAATGCGGGACTGGTGGACATTGGGGATGGATTGGCCTGCGCCTTTAAAATTGAATCTCACAATCATCCTTCAGCCATAGAGCCATATCAGGGTGCAGCGACCGGTGTCGGGGGAATCCATCGGGATATATTCACAATGGGGGCCAGACCCATTGCAGCTTTGAATTCATTGAGGTTTGGAAATCCGGACCTTCCACATACTAAAAAATTAATAAGGGGAGTCGTTAAAGGTATTGGCAATTATGGCAATTCTTTTGGCGTGCCTACCGTAGGGGGCGAGGTTTATTTTAATGAATGTTACAATCAAAACATATTGGTCAATGCCATGTCAGTAGGGATTGTAGAAGTGGGCAAAACCGTTTCTGCAAGTGCTGACGGACCTGGCAATCCTGTTTTCATTGTTGGTTCTTCCACAGGAAAGGATGGTATACACGGTGCCACTTTTGCATCCGCAGATCTTTCAGAAAATTCATCTGAAGATCTTCCTGCCGTCCAAGTGGGCGATCCATTTCAAGAAAAACTTTTACTCGAGGCCAGTCTTGAAGCCATCGCAACAGGACAGATCGTGGGCATGCAGGATATGGGAGCAGCCGGAATTACCTGTTCCACCTCAGAAATGTCTGCTAAATCCAAAACCGGTATGGTGATTTGGTTGGACAAGGTTCCTACCCGTCAGGCAAAAATGCAGGCATTTGAAATTCTTCTGTCTGAATCCCAGGAACGGATGCTGATTGTTTGTAAAAAGGGCGGAGAAAGTGAGTTGTTGAAAGTTTTTGATAAATGGGATCTGGAATGTGTGCAGATTGGAGAAGTTACCAATACCGGCCGATTGGAGTATTTCATGAATGGAGAAAAGGTGGCGGATGTTCCTGCTCATGCTTTGGTACTTGGAGGAGGTGCACCGGTATATGACCGGGAAATGATTCGCCCGGCCTACATGGATAAAGTAGATGAGTTCTCCCCTTCCATGATTCTGGAGCCAGACGATTTGGTATCTATTTCAAAACGGCTTATTTCTACACCTAACATAGCTTCAAAGTCCTGGATTTATGAGCAATATGACCGAATGGTAAGAACCGGAACCATGACTTCTGTAGTCAGTTCTGATGCAGCTGTTGTTCGGATGAAAGGCACCAAAAAAGCACTTGCCTTGAGTGTTGACTGCAATTCTGCCTATGTCCATGTTGATCCTTATGAAGGTGCCATGATAGCGGTGGCTGAATGTGCCAGAAACATAAGCTGCTCAGGTGGCCTACCGGTAGCCATAACCAATTGTCTTAATTTTGGAAATCCCTATAATCCTGAAGTATATTTTCAATTTGTCCATGCGTTGAGAGGAATGGGTGATGCATGCTTAAAATTTGATACACCCGTCACTGGAGGAAATGTAAGTTTTTATAATCAAAGTACGATAAATCATAAAATTGAGCCGGTCTACCCTACTCCGACTATAGGCATGTTGGGAATTATAGATGATGCTTCCAAAATGATGACAATTGATTTTAAAAACGAGGGAGATCTCATTTTTCTGATTGGGAGACAAAACAACCATATTGGTTATAGTGAATATGTTGTGCACATTCATGGATTTGACCTCTCCCCGGCTCCATATTTTAATCTTAATGAGGAGTACAATATGCAGGCTGCCTTGAGAAAATCAATTCATGAAGGACTGATTGAATCCGCACATGATGTTTCCGAAGGAGGTGTTTTTATCAGCCTTACCGAGTCGGCAATGGCTGGGTTAATTGGTTACGACATAAAAGTCCATGAACAATACCGCAAGGATATCTTTTTATTTGGAGAGAGCCAGGGCAGAGTCGTGGTTAGTTGCAAACCCTTAAACAAAACGAAGCTTCTTGCGTTTTTTGCAGATCAGGGAGTGGATATACATGAATTGGGTACTGTAAAATCTTCTAAACTCGTGATTGATGGACAAGTGTTTGGGGATCTTAAGGAGTATTCCGAATTATACCAACAAGCGCTTTCCCTAAAAATGGATCATTAA
- a CDS encoding nucleoside-diphosphate kinase, translated as MASNRTFTMIKPDAVESGYIGGILDKICGAGFKIVAMKYTQLSRDKAAEFYAVHKERPFYGELVDFMSRGPIVAAILEKENAVEDFRKLIGATNPANAEPGTIRAQFAKSVGENAVHGSDSDENASIEGAFHFAGVEIF; from the coding sequence ATGGCTAGTAACAGAACCTTTACAATGATCAAACCGGATGCAGTGGAATCAGGTTATATTGGTGGCATACTTGATAAAATCTGTGGTGCAGGTTTCAAGATAGTGGCCATGAAATACACCCAACTCTCAAGGGATAAGGCTGCTGAATTTTATGCAGTCCATAAGGAAAGACCATTTTATGGTGAACTGGTGGATTTTATGTCACGAGGCCCTATTGTAGCAGCAATTCTTGAAAAAGAAAATGCTGTAGAAGATTTTAGAAAACTTATTGGTGCCACAAATCCAGCCAATGCGGAACCAGGTACTATTCGTGCCCAGTTTGCCAAAAGTGTTGGTGAGAATGCGGTCCATGGCTCTGATTCTGATGAAAATGCATCCATAGAAGGAGCTTTTCATTTTGCAGGAGTAGAGATATTTTAA
- a CDS encoding T9SS type A sorting domain-containing protein, whose translation MLRTGFLVFIFLWLVTFLKSQNLDRMNIPFVVEGKVLKYPATGGVNNVQFSQGDLNFDGTQDLILFDRNGDVWMPFVYNTKIGRYDFTPTIVHNFPRVRDWVIMKDFNKDGVVDIFSSSFNTQGPAGIEVHQGFRNGNELKFKIVNTYNFVNILMWPTGGNKFTQIPVDYTDLPTIEDIDSDGDLDILVFSPGGTRVEFYKNIAVERGWSLDSLKYVLEDNCYGNFSEGGFTSDIFLSGSPDTCATGLKNNSNSKRHSGSTLLTLDLNGDQLQDLLVGDLSNAHLIALYNGGTKTNAWMNRQDKTWPSENTPVEMVIFNGAFEVDVDLDGNKDVIVAPNQRFLALNTNNVHYYKKYIENGNSKYNLESKKFLVDEMLDFGASAFPCFVDYNQDGKMDLLVGTEGIFIQGNTLEASMILFENKGTKSSPEFHLVDSNYLNFKRFSGGQDPSYNFAPTFGDLDGDGDLDLLVGEYNGSFFYCENTAGPGNKFSFKNPIYGFQNLEVKGFSAPCLVDLNRDGLLDIVVGSLTSNNDVNFEPCGSFYYFQNQGSKSNPFFNPNPNLLPNTQCLGSVIMDGIGSKVNSSPTVYDFGGKYKLFAGGFLGKTLVCGDIESNIYNDFKIEYTDYGSLREGEKTHLSLADIDQDGILEMAVGNQRGGFSIFKTTFQTNGNQVSTADVSAENFIISPNPANDFITCDLSEPNDGNISIYNMQGQLKFHHNFENQNLIHLNISLVPGLYVVKLATDTYRKFQTLIVK comes from the coding sequence ATGTTGAGGACAGGATTTTTAGTTTTTATTTTCTTGTGGTTGGTCACTTTTTTGAAATCTCAGAATTTGGATCGGATGAATATTCCTTTTGTAGTAGAAGGAAAAGTATTGAAGTATCCCGCCACCGGAGGTGTAAACAATGTTCAGTTTAGTCAGGGCGATTTGAATTTTGACGGCACGCAGGATTTAATTTTATTCGATCGAAATGGAGATGTATGGATGCCGTTTGTGTACAATACTAAAATTGGCCGGTACGATTTTACACCAACCATCGTTCATAATTTTCCAAGAGTGAGGGATTGGGTGATTATGAAAGATTTTAATAAAGATGGTGTTGTGGACATCTTTTCAAGTTCTTTCAACACGCAGGGACCTGCAGGCATTGAAGTGCATCAAGGATTCAGGAATGGAAATGAATTAAAATTTAAAATTGTGAACACCTATAATTTCGTTAATATTTTAATGTGGCCTACCGGAGGAAATAAATTCACGCAAATACCGGTAGATTATACTGATTTGCCTACTATTGAAGATATTGATTCGGATGGAGATTTGGATATACTCGTTTTTTCTCCAGGTGGTACCCGCGTAGAATTTTATAAAAATATAGCTGTAGAAAGAGGATGGTCTCTTGATTCTTTGAAATATGTTTTGGAAGATAATTGTTATGGAAATTTTTCCGAAGGTGGATTTACTAGCGATATTTTTCTGAGTGGGAGTCCGGATACTTGTGCAACTGGTTTAAAAAATAATTCAAACTCAAAACGACACTCAGGATCCACTTTACTTACCCTTGATTTGAATGGTGATCAGTTGCAGGATCTACTTGTAGGAGATTTATCCAATGCGCATTTAATCGCCTTGTACAATGGAGGCACTAAAACCAATGCATGGATGAACCGTCAGGACAAAACCTGGCCATCTGAAAATACTCCGGTCGAAATGGTAATTTTTAACGGGGCATTTGAAGTGGATGTAGATTTGGATGGGAACAAGGACGTAATAGTTGCCCCTAATCAGCGTTTTTTAGCACTCAATACAAACAATGTACATTATTATAAAAAGTATATTGAAAATGGAAACAGTAAATACAATCTGGAAAGTAAAAAGTTTCTGGTAGATGAAATGCTTGATTTTGGAGCTTCTGCATTTCCCTGTTTTGTTGATTATAATCAGGATGGTAAAATGGATTTATTGGTAGGTACTGAGGGAATATTTATTCAGGGTAATACCCTTGAGGCAAGTATGATATTGTTTGAAAATAAGGGGACAAAAAGTAGTCCTGAATTCCATTTGGTGGACAGTAATTATCTCAATTTTAAGAGATTTAGCGGAGGTCAAGATCCAAGTTATAATTTTGCCCCTACATTCGGTGACCTGGATGGTGACGGTGATCTGGATCTGTTGGTAGGTGAATACAATGGATCTTTTTTTTATTGTGAAAATACTGCAGGCCCCGGAAATAAATTTAGTTTTAAAAATCCGATTTATGGTTTTCAAAATTTAGAAGTAAAAGGCTTTAGTGCTCCATGTCTGGTGGATTTGAACAGGGACGGTTTATTGGATATTGTGGTAGGTTCCTTGACCAGCAACAACGACGTGAATTTTGAACCATGTGGGAGCTTTTATTATTTTCAAAATCAGGGATCCAAATCAAATCCTTTTTTTAATCCTAATCCGAATTTACTCCCAAATACACAATGCCTCGGATCAGTCATAATGGATGGAATTGGCTCTAAAGTAAATTCTTCACCAACAGTATATGACTTTGGAGGCAAGTACAAGTTATTCGCCGGGGGATTTCTGGGAAAAACATTGGTATGCGGAGACATAGAATCAAATATTTACAACGATTTCAAAATTGAATATACTGATTATGGAAGCTTAAGAGAAGGAGAAAAAACACATCTTTCTCTGGCAGATATTGATCAGGATGGAATACTAGAAATGGCTGTAGGGAATCAAAGGGGTGGTTTTTCAATTTTTAAAACCACTTTTCAGACAAACGGAAATCAGGTGTCAACAGCTGATGTGAGTGCAGAAAATTTTATTATTTCCCCCAATCCTGCCAACGATTTTATTACATGTGATTTGAGTGAACCCAACGATGGAAACATCAGTATTTACAATATGCAGGGTCAATTAAAATTTCATCACAATTTTGAAAATCAAAATTTAATTCACTTAAATATTTCTCTTGTGCCCGGACTTTATGTAGTAAAATTGGCTACGGACACTTACCGAAAATTTCAAACATTGATAGTAAAATAA
- a CDS encoding DHH family phosphoesterase has protein sequence MEDLSKLSELLAFPKEIVLLSHRNPDGDAIGSCLALSIYLQSKGHKTSVLFPSEYPLAFEWMPQSEEIIIYDLTPSVAENAINKAQLIFCLDFNSLDRIDKMGLKVHTSTVPKILIDHHLDPEPFADLVFSYITSSSTSEIVYQIIKQLEPTKPIARLVADCLYTGIMTDTGSFHHSTSAEVFRLMAELKENGLEDTHIQELVNNSQPDKYLKLLGHCLHNRMDLIPEWNLGIIYLNRDDYRTFDIQRGDTEGIINYLMMLKSIKVGILVMNQPSIVKLSMRSKGDFSVQAICREHFNGGGHRNASGGASRMSLEETIKKIKDIFPGYVFANQLN, from the coding sequence ATGGAGGATCTTAGCAAATTATCTGAATTACTGGCCTTTCCCAAGGAAATTGTATTGCTTTCCCACCGAAATCCGGATGGAGATGCCATTGGCTCCTGTCTGGCACTCAGTATTTATTTACAGAGTAAAGGACACAAAACAAGTGTGCTGTTTCCAAGTGAGTACCCACTGGCTTTTGAGTGGATGCCTCAATCAGAAGAAATAATTATTTATGATCTGACTCCCTCAGTTGCGGAAAATGCCATCAATAAAGCTCAGCTGATATTTTGTTTGGATTTTAATTCACTTGACCGAATTGATAAAATGGGCTTAAAGGTTCACACCTCTACAGTTCCTAAAATATTGATAGATCACCATCTGGATCCCGAACCTTTTGCAGATTTGGTTTTTTCCTACATCACGTCAAGTTCAACGTCTGAAATTGTCTACCAGATTATAAAACAACTTGAGCCCACAAAGCCAATCGCAAGGCTGGTGGCAGATTGTTTATATACGGGCATCATGACAGACACAGGGTCTTTTCACCATTCTACTTCTGCGGAAGTTTTTAGGTTAATGGCCGAATTAAAAGAAAACGGACTTGAAGATACCCATATTCAAGAATTGGTAAATAACAGTCAACCTGACAAGTATTTAAAATTACTTGGCCATTGCTTGCACAATAGAATGGATCTCATTCCTGAATGGAATTTAGGAATTATTTATTTGAACAGGGACGATTATCGCACTTTTGACATTCAGCGTGGTGACACAGAAGGCATCATTAATTATTTGATGATGCTCAAAAGTATTAAAGTCGGAATCCTGGTAATGAATCAACCGTCCATTGTCAAGTTAAGTATGCGATCCAAGGGTGATTTTTCTGTTCAGGCTATTTGTAGAGAGCACTTTAATGGAGGAGGCCACCGAAATGCCTCCGGAGGTGCATCCAGAATGAGTCTTGAAGAAACCATCAAAAAAATCAAAGACATATTTCCCGGATATGTCTTTGCAAATCAATTAAATTAA
- a CDS encoding NUDIX domain-containing protein, translated as MYEIYINDRLLVLLSEAELSNYQTDSSTLVMPYMGIKKNLFQFMDILEKSSRFSNVVLFTKELEQLYEDVCSLLLIIPAGGGIIKNLDHKLLMIFRKGFWDLPKGKLDLQEKFKDAALRECQEETGLQNLSLDGKFETTLHFFRDKSYTRCLKKTKWYLMSYQGVAPPIPQIEEDIEGIGWFGLQDALQLRPMHLSILKLLQSYQAKSSI; from the coding sequence ATGTACGAAATTTATATAAATGACCGATTATTGGTGTTGCTTTCCGAGGCCGAATTGTCAAATTATCAGACAGATTCTTCAACCCTGGTAATGCCCTACATGGGTATTAAAAAGAACCTTTTTCAGTTTATGGACATTCTTGAGAAATCAAGCAGGTTTAGTAATGTGGTGCTTTTTACCAAAGAATTGGAACAGCTTTATGAGGATGTCTGCAGTCTGCTTTTAATTATTCCGGCGGGTGGAGGAATCATTAAGAATTTGGACCATAAGTTGTTGATGATTTTTAGAAAGGGGTTCTGGGATTTGCCAAAAGGCAAGTTGGACCTGCAGGAAAAATTTAAAGATGCTGCCCTAAGAGAGTGCCAGGAAGAAACAGGTTTACAAAATCTTAGCCTGGATGGTAAATTTGAAACCACCCTTCATTTTTTCAGGGACAAGTCCTATACCCGATGTCTAAAAAAAACAAAATGGTATTTAATGAGTTATCAGGGAGTAGCTCCACCCATCCCTCAAATTGAAGAGGACATTGAAGGAATAGGATGGTTTGGACTCCAGGACGCATTGCAATTAAGACCGATGCACCTTAGCATATTGAAGTTGTTGCAGAGTTACCAGGCAAAATCATCGATCTGA
- a CDS encoding M42 family metallopeptidase yields MSIITKKSEEFLFEYLNNASPTGHEAEGQKIWLKYIKPFIDEWHLDYYGTLYGVINPGMDFRVIIEGHSDEISWMVNYITDDGFIYVIRNGGADQSIAPSKRVNIHTPKGIVKGIFGWPAIHMRKGNDTNLTATIENIFIDIGAKDKEEVEKMGIHIGCVITYEDELIKLNNKYYVGRALDNRMGGFCIAEVARLIKQNKKKLPFSLYVVNSVQEEIGLRGAEMIAQTIKPNVAIVTDVTHDTHTPMVKTKEQGSIKCGSGPVICYAPAVHNKLQKIIVETAEKKKIPIQKSAASRSTGTDTDAFAYSNGGVPSGLISLPLRYMHTTVESANIEDVENVIKLIYEVLLNINPKDSLKYF; encoded by the coding sequence ATGTCAATAATTACTAAAAAATCAGAAGAATTCTTATTCGAATATTTGAACAATGCATCTCCCACCGGACATGAAGCTGAAGGTCAGAAAATATGGCTCAAATACATTAAACCATTTATTGACGAATGGCATCTGGACTACTATGGCACTCTGTATGGGGTTATTAATCCGGGAATGGATTTCAGAGTAATAATAGAAGGCCACTCAGATGAGATCTCCTGGATGGTAAATTATATAACTGATGATGGTTTTATTTATGTAATCAGGAATGGCGGTGCCGATCAATCTATAGCCCCCTCAAAAAGAGTGAATATCCATACCCCGAAAGGAATCGTGAAAGGAATTTTTGGCTGGCCTGCAATTCATATGAGGAAGGGCAATGACACCAATCTCACTGCGACCATTGAGAACATATTTATCGACATTGGTGCTAAGGATAAAGAGGAAGTGGAGAAAATGGGCATTCACATTGGATGTGTCATTACCTACGAAGATGAGCTTATAAAATTGAACAACAAATACTACGTCGGTCGAGCTCTGGACAATAGAATGGGTGGATTTTGCATTGCAGAAGTTGCCAGGTTGATCAAACAAAACAAGAAGAAATTACCATTCTCTCTATATGTAGTTAATTCAGTGCAGGAAGAAATCGGGTTAAGAGGAGCTGAAATGATCGCGCAGACCATCAAACCAAATGTTGCAATAGTTACAGATGTTACGCATGACACCCATACTCCGATGGTAAAAACGAAAGAACAGGGAAGTATCAAATGCGGATCAGGTCCTGTAATTTGTTATGCCCCTGCAGTCCATAATAAACTGCAAAAAATAATTGTAGAGACTGCCGAAAAGAAAAAAATACCTATCCAAAAATCAGCAGCATCAAGAAGCACCGGCACGGATACAGATGCGTTCGCCTACAGTAATGGCGGAGTACCTTCCGGACTCATATCATTACCTCTAAGGTATATGCACACCACTGTTGAATCTGCAAATATTGAGGATGTTGAAAATGTAATTAAACTCATTTATGAAGTCCTTCTTAACATAAATCCAAAGGATAGTTTAAAGTACTTTTAA